One window of the Archaeoglobus sulfaticallidus PM70-1 genome contains the following:
- a CDS encoding threonine--tRNA ligase, with the protein MKLLLIHADFMEYELKKETPVAEKIDEDEKRRKLEEVLVSFTSVEKGDNEEVVKKAVGNIIDVANKVKAERILVYPYAHLSSNLADAKTGVEILKKMEEVIRDSGFEVYRAPFGWYKAFNISCKGHPLSELSREVRASEISETEEKEYTEALKAEEKAKSYWYILTLDKELVEVEKFDFTGHEKLKKFVNYEIAKKRAVDRVPPHVEYMQRLQIADYEPASDSGHMRYYPKGRLIKSLIESYVTDKCIDYGAMEVETPIMYDRAHPTLRKYLERFPARQYIIQGDKREFFLRFAACFGQFLIKHDAVITYKNLPLKMYELTRYSFRKEQRGELVGLRRLRAFTMPDMHTITRDMESAKQEFLNQYKLSIEVLRGIGLEPDDYETAVRVTKDFYEENKEFIHSLVDIIKKPILIEMWDRRFFYFVLKFEFNFVDCLDKASALSTVQIDVENAKRYGITFVDEDGEKKHPLILHCSLSGAVERCMYAILEKAHMDKESGKLPMLPVWLSPTQLRIIPVSERFLDEAKKIALEIKEMGVRVDVDDRDETLGKKIRDAGRDWVPYVAVIGEKEIRDGKLTVTIRAESSMKEQKRVSMSKEELVQRIKAECEGRPFKQLPLPMMLSQRPSFR; encoded by the coding sequence ATGAAACTTCTCCTGATCCATGCAGATTTTATGGAATATGAACTTAAAAAGGAGACTCCAGTAGCAGAAAAAATAGATGAAGATGAAAAGAGAAGAAAGCTTGAGGAAGTACTGGTATCTTTTACATCAGTAGAAAAAGGAGATAATGAAGAGGTTGTTAAAAAGGCCGTTGGTAACATCATCGATGTTGCAAATAAGGTTAAGGCTGAAAGAATCCTCGTGTATCCTTATGCCCATCTATCCTCAAACCTTGCTGATGCCAAAACTGGTGTAGAGATACTCAAAAAAATGGAGGAGGTCATAAGAGATTCAGGCTTTGAAGTTTACAGGGCTCCATTTGGGTGGTATAAGGCATTCAACATCTCATGTAAAGGTCACCCCCTCAGCGAGCTTTCGAGGGAAGTCAGGGCGAGTGAGATCAGTGAGACTGAGGAGAAGGAATACACAGAAGCTTTAAAGGCTGAGGAAAAGGCTAAAAGCTACTGGTACATACTCACACTGGATAAAGAACTGGTTGAAGTTGAAAAATTCGATTTTACCGGGCATGAGAAGCTTAAGAAATTCGTGAACTACGAGATCGCAAAGAAGAGGGCAGTCGATAGGGTCCCTCCACATGTAGAATACATGCAGAGGTTGCAGATCGCGGATTACGAGCCGGCAAGTGATTCAGGTCACATGAGATACTATCCAAAGGGCAGGCTGATAAAGAGCCTGATCGAGAGCTATGTTACTGATAAATGCATCGATTATGGAGCCATGGAGGTTGAAACACCAATAATGTACGATCGTGCACACCCCACACTCAGGAAATACCTTGAGAGATTCCCTGCAAGGCAGTACATAATTCAAGGAGATAAAAGGGAGTTCTTCCTGAGGTTTGCAGCATGCTTCGGACAATTTCTGATCAAGCATGATGCTGTGATAACCTACAAGAACCTCCCGCTGAAGATGTACGAGCTTACAAGATACTCATTCAGAAAAGAGCAGAGGGGGGAGCTTGTTGGCCTGAGGAGGTTGAGGGCTTTTACGATGCCAGATATGCACACGATAACGAGAGATATGGAGTCTGCGAAGCAGGAGTTCCTGAACCAGTACAAGCTGTCGATAGAGGTTCTGAGGGGTATTGGTCTGGAGCCTGATGATTACGAGACCGCTGTCAGGGTTACGAAGGATTTCTATGAGGAGAACAAGGAGTTCATCCACAGCTTGGTTGATATAATCAAGAAACCGATTCTGATAGAGATGTGGGACAGAAGGTTCTTCTATTTCGTCCTCAAATTCGAATTTAACTTTGTCGATTGCCTTGATAAGGCTTCAGCTTTAAGCACAGTCCAGATAGATGTGGAGAATGCTAAGAGGTATGGTATCACATTCGTTGATGAAGATGGTGAGAAAAAGCATCCCCTGATACTTCACTGCTCCTTAAGTGGGGCTGTTGAGAGGTGTATGTACGCGATCCTCGAGAAAGCCCACATGGACAAGGAGAGCGGAAAGCTTCCAATGCTACCGGTATGGCTTTCACCAACCCAGCTAAGAATAATCCCTGTGTCAGAGAGGTTCCTCGATGAGGCCAAAAAGATAGCTCTCGAGATCAAGGAAATGGGTGTCAGGGTTGATGTCGATGACAGGGATGAAACCCTCGGCAAGAAGATAAGAGATGCAGGGAGAGATTGGGTACCATATGTAGCTGTGATTGGGGAAAAGGAGATCAGGGATGGCAAATTGACAGTCACCATCAGGGCTGAATCTTCAATGAAGGAGCAGAAGAGGGTTTCAATGAGTAAGGAAGAACTAGTGCAGAGAATAAAAGCTGAATGTGAGGGTAGGCCCTTCAAGCAACTCCCGTTACCAATGATGCTCTCACAAAGACCGTCGTTTAGGTGA
- a CDS encoding EMC6-like membrane protein, whose protein sequence is MAKKKRKFDARKKEGKDVKDRDVKDSKPEAELVLTPKHELAKTFIPLFFGLIAGIISYLITGDVRSRDPISIVVLVIFIYINKFIMPKFDITLQSKDWVGFAFLTFATWYISWTLLLNI, encoded by the coding sequence ATGGCTAAAAAGAAAAGAAAGTTTGATGCAAGGAAAAAGGAGGGAAAGGATGTAAAGGATAGGGATGTAAAAGATAGCAAGCCAGAAGCTGAGCTTGTGCTCACGCCAAAGCATGAGCTGGCCAAGACATTCATTCCATTGTTTTTCGGGTTGATAGCTGGAATAATATCATACCTGATCACTGGCGATGTTAGATCAAGAGATCCGATATCAATCGTTGTCCTAGTTATATTCATATATATCAACAAGTTCATCATGCCAAAATTCGATATAACCCTACAATCCAAGGATTGGGTGGGATTCGCTTTCCTCACCTTCGCAACATGGTATATTTCCTGGACACTGCTTCTGAACATTTAA
- a CDS encoding ribosome biogenesis/translation initiation ATPase RLI: MEKFRIAVVDRDRCKPQKCSRECEKYCPVVRSGAEAVVIEDKAVISEELCVGCGICVKKCPFKAISIVGLPHELEGKEVHRYGKNGFVLYNLPIPRKGHVVGLLGPNGTGKTTAVKILSGQIKPNLGKDEADWEEIFERFAGTELLDYLKSLVDGIRTSVKPQYIEAIPRVYKGKAKDLLSKADEIGKIDEMVEKLSLKNSIERDVRHLSGGELQRLAIAACLLRDADFYFLDEVTSYLDIYQRISVAKVIREKAEEKPVLIVEHDLAILDMLADYVHLSYGTPAVYGVITNAKGVRVGINQYLRGYLPDENIRIRDKPIEFEVFQPREGELERTVLEYPPFRKTLNGFTLEAAGGEIKQSEVLGIVGPNATGKSTFVKILAGVLEDDEGKIERDEELKTSYKPQYIKTESDMTVASFLTKINPMVNTSYYKTEFLKPLRIEELMDRNLKDLSGGELQRVAIVACLLRDADLYLLDEPSAHLDVEQRTETARIIRRFALNTKKSIFVVDHDIYLIDMISDRLIVFEGEPGKKGISSSPLSMRDGMNRFLSNLEITFRRDEETKRPRVNKIDSRLDREQKSKGEFYYYF, translated from the coding sequence ATGGAGAAGTTCAGGATCGCTGTTGTGGATAGAGATAGATGCAAACCACAGAAGTGCAGCAGGGAGTGTGAGAAGTACTGTCCAGTAGTGAGATCAGGGGCTGAAGCTGTTGTTATTGAGGATAAGGCAGTAATTTCAGAAGAGCTCTGCGTTGGTTGCGGTATCTGCGTTAAGAAGTGTCCTTTCAAAGCAATCAGCATCGTTGGACTTCCCCATGAGCTTGAAGGAAAGGAAGTCCATAGATACGGAAAGAATGGATTCGTGCTTTATAACCTGCCGATCCCGAGAAAGGGGCATGTCGTTGGACTTCTGGGACCCAACGGAACCGGAAAGACTACAGCAGTTAAAATCCTCTCAGGACAGATAAAACCGAATCTCGGCAAGGATGAGGCTGACTGGGAGGAGATATTTGAAAGGTTTGCGGGGACCGAGCTTCTGGACTACCTGAAAAGCCTCGTGGATGGAATAAGGACAAGCGTTAAACCACAATACATCGAGGCTATACCGAGAGTCTATAAAGGCAAGGCAAAAGATTTGCTATCGAAAGCAGATGAGATCGGAAAGATAGATGAGATGGTTGAGAAACTATCATTGAAGAACTCGATTGAAAGAGATGTCAGGCATCTGAGTGGTGGAGAGTTACAGAGGCTCGCCATCGCGGCCTGCTTGCTGAGAGATGCGGATTTCTATTTCCTAGATGAGGTAACCTCATACCTCGACATCTACCAGAGAATCTCGGTTGCGAAGGTTATAAGAGAAAAGGCAGAAGAGAAACCAGTTCTGATCGTTGAGCACGATCTCGCCATCCTTGACATGCTCGCAGATTATGTGCATCTCAGCTACGGCACTCCAGCAGTTTATGGTGTGATAACAAACGCGAAAGGTGTAAGGGTTGGCATCAACCAGTATCTGAGGGGTTACCTGCCTGATGAGAATATAAGGATCAGAGACAAGCCAATCGAGTTCGAGGTGTTCCAGCCGAGAGAGGGAGAGCTTGAGAGAACAGTCCTCGAATACCCGCCCTTCAGGAAAACCCTCAATGGTTTCACTCTTGAGGCTGCTGGAGGAGAGATAAAGCAATCAGAAGTCCTTGGCATAGTTGGGCCAAATGCCACGGGTAAGTCAACCTTCGTAAAGATACTTGCAGGAGTTCTAGAGGATGATGAAGGTAAGATAGAAAGAGATGAGGAGTTGAAAACATCATACAAACCACAGTACATCAAAACCGAATCAGATATGACTGTTGCGAGCTTTCTAACAAAAATCAACCCTATGGTAAACACATCATATTACAAAACCGAGTTTCTCAAACCTTTAAGGATTGAAGAACTCATGGACAGAAACCTGAAAGACCTGAGTGGTGGAGAGTTGCAGAGGGTTGCGATAGTTGCATGCCTGCTGAGGGATGCTGATCTGTACTTGCTCGATGAGCCTTCAGCCCATCTGGATGTTGAGCAGAGGACTGAGACTGCGAGGATAATAAGAAGGTTCGCCTTAAACACAAAGAAGAGCATTTTCGTTGTGGATCACGACATATACCTCATAGACATGATCTCTGACAGGTTAATCGTTTTTGAGGGGGAGCCGGGGAAGAAGGGTATATCCAGCAGCCCGCTCAGCATGAGAGATGGCATGAACAGGTTCCTTTCGAACCTTGAAATAACCTTCAGAAGGGATGAAGAGACTAAAAGGCCAAGAGTAAACAAGATCGACTCAAGGCTCGATAGGGAGCAAAAGAGTAAGGGCGAATTCTACTACTACTTCTGA
- a CDS encoding ABC transporter substrate-binding protein has product MRRVLFAVLFLSLFFTLCTQPVQVEKDQPTLQLNLSEIFNATPVDDTGYKIPLDNPRRIVSLAPSNTEILFAIGAEDRVVGVTDYCNYPPEVLEKKKSGVLVSVGGYSTVNVERVLALKPDLVVATYGNGLDTIEALRNFGIDVIAFDPKTIEDVMKDIILIGKATGKYDQAKEVVKEMYSKIERVRKEIAGKKKVRVAHILWHDPVWVSGKNTFISEVIELAGGENVFDFDGWRIVSIEDLLRANPDVIIVSSGSGMGGNEKNIVYEWIMSDSRLRNINAVENGRVYVVDADIISRPSYRLADAVEVIAKLLHGDNEVKK; this is encoded by the coding sequence ATGAGAAGAGTATTATTCGCAGTTCTGTTTCTATCTCTATTTTTTACTCTCTGCACCCAGCCGGTTCAGGTTGAGAAAGATCAACCCACTCTGCAACTCAATCTTAGCGAGATTTTCAACGCCACACCGGTTGACGATACTGGCTATAAAATTCCTCTAGACAACCCACGGAGGATCGTCTCGCTCGCTCCCAGCAACACCGAAATACTGTTCGCGATAGGTGCTGAAGACAGGGTTGTTGGTGTTACGGACTACTGCAATTACCCTCCAGAGGTCTTGGAAAAAAAGAAGAGCGGTGTTCTTGTGAGTGTTGGTGGTTACTCGACTGTGAATGTCGAGAGGGTGCTTGCGCTAAAGCCGGATCTTGTTGTGGCAACATACGGCAACGGTCTGGATACGATTGAAGCCCTGAGAAATTTTGGAATAGATGTGATAGCATTCGATCCTAAAACGATAGAGGATGTAATGAAGGATATTATCCTGATCGGGAAGGCTACAGGAAAATACGATCAGGCTAAAGAGGTTGTCAAAGAGATGTATTCTAAGATCGAGAGGGTGAGGAAAGAGATTGCAGGTAAGAAGAAGGTGAGGGTTGCGCACATTCTCTGGCATGATCCTGTTTGGGTTAGCGGGAAGAATACATTCATAAGCGAGGTTATTGAGCTTGCAGGAGGAGAAAATGTTTTCGATTTTGATGGATGGAGGATTGTCAGCATTGAAGATCTGCTCAGAGCAAATCCGGATGTCATCATTGTAAGCAGCGGAAGCGGAATGGGTGGAAACGAGAAGAACATAGTCTATGAGTGGATAATGAGCGATAGCAGGCTCAGGAATATAAATGCGGTTGAGAACGGGAGGGTTTATGTTGTTGATGCGGACATAATCTCCCGCCCATCGTACAGGCTTGCCGATGCTGTGGAAGTCATCGCAAAGCTATTGCATGGCGACAACGAAGTGAAAAAATAA